A genomic region of Arachis hypogaea cultivar Tifrunner chromosome 5, arahy.Tifrunner.gnm2.J5K5, whole genome shotgun sequence contains the following coding sequences:
- the LOC112803879 gene encoding protein MAIN-LIKE 1-like: MTITLQDVAYQLGFRIDGDLVSGCMGTDDRQPQTKWTVKLTWFLNIVCGELEQDATKERLLRWLPLLEDLDACDKLSWGSAVLAWMYRQMCRVTDHGARNLGGCISLLLSWAYHRIPLLRPDGFDTCWFPLVERWVQYWPNNARGEGRLRHYRRILNWIGMLYVDCTPSGAIFRSTIVRLIFRLTGPLNRLSSTVSTDDPWPPKSTRNTDNSNR; this comes from the exons ATGACCATCACGCTGCAGGACGTGGCGTATCAGCTGGGATTTAGGATCGATGGTGATCTTGTGAGCGGGTGCATGG GCACGGATGACAGACAGCCACAAACAAAGTGGACTGTCAAGCTCACGTGGTTCCTTAACATTGTTTGCGGAGAGCTGGAGCAGGACGCCACTAAGGAGCGCCTCTTGAG GTGGCTCCCCCTGCTGGAGGACCTCGATGCATGTGATAAGTTGTCGTGGGGATCGGCTGTATTGGCATGGATGTACCGCCAGATGTGCCGTGTCACGGATCATGGTGCGCGCAACCTAGGTGGTTGCATCAGCCTGCTATTGTCTTGGGCCTACCATCGTATTCCTCTGCTACGCCCTGATGGATTTGATACTTGTTGGTTTCCGCTAGTTGAGag GTGGGTTCAGTACTGGCCTAACAACGCTAGAGGCGAGGGCCGTCTTAGGCATTACAGGCGTATCTTGAACTGGATTGGGATGCTCTAC GTTGATTGTACACCTTCAGGAGCCATATTCAGATCTACCATCGTCCGTCTGATATTTCGTCTAACAGGCCCACTCAACAGACTATCGTCAACAGTATCCACAGACGATCCTTGGCCACCAAAATCGACGAGGAACACAGATAACTCCAACAGATGA